The Pectobacterium wasabiae CFBP 3304 DNA segment CCCGCTTGCGGTGGTGTCCGGCCCGACATTTGCCAAAGAATTAGCCGCTGGCATGCCGACGGCGATTGCGCTGGCATCAACGGACAGTGAGTTTGCTGACGATCTACAACGACTGCTGCATTGTGGGAAGAGCTTCCGTGTTTACAGCAACCCGGATTTTATCGGTGTACAGTTGGGCGGTGCGGTGAAAAACGTCATTGCTATCGGTGCCGGTATGTCTGACGGCATTGGGTTTGGTGCTAACGCACGAACCGCCTTGATCACTCGCGGATTGGCGGAAATGACCCGGCTTGGCGCGGCACTGGGGGCGGACCCTACCACCTTTATGGGGATGGCTGGACTTGGCGATCTGGTGCTGACCTGTACTGATAATCAGTCCCGTAACCGACGCTTTGGCATGATGCTGGGGCAGGGAATGGATGTGCAGAGCGCGCAGGATAGCATTGGTCAGGTTGTTGAAGGATACCGCAATACGAAAGAGGTTCTGGCATTAGCGCAGCGCTACGGCGTTGAAATGCCGATTACCGAACAACTCTGGCAGGTTCTGTATTGTGGGAAAGACGCCCGAGAGGCAGCGCTGAGCCTGTTGGGGCGCACGCGTAAAGACGAAACCGCCAAATTGTAAAACACGTCGTTCTATGCTCTAACTCATTCGAGTTTCAGGACAAAACGTTAACGTTTTGGGCAACGTAAAGCGTTGACTCTTTGGGTAAGGCATGTGTAGGTGTGCCGCGTAGCGCAGCCAGCGCACATGCAACTTGAAGAAGTATGGCAAGTCTATGCTGGGCTTCCTAATCCTGGAAGCTCATAGTATCTTCATTTTCTTGTATACGAACGATGGGCTATAAGCCTGTCGTTTGAGAACAGATATACGTTGTGGTGTGTGGTATCTCGGAGAGTAAGGCAATGTCAACAGAAGAACTGAAACTGGTCTGGGCCAATATCAAAACAGAAGCGCGTAATCTTGCGGACTGTGAACCGATGCTGGCCAGCTTTTTTCATGCCACATTGCTGAAGCACGAGAATTTAGGTAGCGCACTGAGCTACATGTTGGCGAACAAGCTCGCCAATTCGATTATGCCCGCGATTGCGATCCGTGAGGTGGTGGAAGAGGCGTACCACGCCGAGCCGCAGATGATCGTTTCTGCCGCGCGTGATATTCAGGCCGTCTGCCTGCGCGATCCGGCGGTGGACAAATACTCGACACCACTGCTTTACCTGAAAGGGTTTCATGCATTACAGGCTTACCGCATTGGTCACTGGCTTTGGTCGCAGGATCGTAAAGCGCTGGCGGTCTATTTCCAGAACCAGATCTCGGTTTCTTTCGGCGTTGATATCCACCCGGCGGCGAGAATCGGCTGTGGGATCATGCTCGATCATGCAACAGGTATTGTGATCGGTGAAACGGCCGTGGTTGAAAATGATGTCTCTATTCTGCAATCTGTGACGCTGGGTGGTACGGGTAAAACCAGCGGCGATCGTCACCCTAAAATTCGTGAAGGTGTGATGATTGGCGCAGGCGCTAAAATTCTGGGGAACATTGAGGTCGGCTGTGGCGCAAAAATTGGTGCCGGCTCTGTCGTGCTGCAATCCGTTCCTCCACACACGACGGCGGCAGGGGTTCCGGCTCGCATCGTCGGTCGCCCGGAAAGCGATAAACCTGCGATGGATATGGATCAGTATTTCAACGGTATCAACCGTGGCTTTGAATACGGCGACGGCATCTAACCCTGCTACGTCAGTGGTTCTATCCAATCTGAGATTGATGCTGCGTTTTACCTCCATCAGAATATAAACCACCGACAAATAAGGTGGTTTCTTGTTATTGCAGCTAAGAAACGTCTGAAACCCACTCTTAGTTCACTATCTATTTAAGCACAATTGCTGTTTATCCCTTCATAATAGGCTGTTTTAGTTTTCCTCTTATCTTATATAGGCAGATTACGTAAGTTGAACTATATATTTTGGTAACGATCAGAATAGCTTTGTTGGGATCACCTTTGTTTGAATGGAATCGTGACGCTGTTACAGAGAACCTTATATGCATTTGAAGCGAACTTTAATCACGTTGAGTTTGATTACACTACCCATCATCCCTTTTTCGAGTTACGCAGTAGAAAGCATAAATAATACGGGCAGCATGGAAAACCCTGCGTCCGTCGCGGTGGATTCTACGTCGAATAAGCAGGATGAAAGTTGGTGGCAGAGAAGTAAAAATAACCTGTCTACGACCTGGAATGCGCCGCAGAGTCACGATATTTATGTCCCTGCTATCACCTGGCATAACCGCTGGACGTACGACAAAGAAAAGACTGACAGATATAATGAAAGGCCGTGGGGCGCAGGTTATGGGGTTTCCCGCTTGGATCAGGATGGGGATTGGCACGGGCTTTATCTCATGGCATTCAAAGACTCCTATAATAAATGGGAGCCTATTGGTGGCTACGGTTATGAAAAGCGCTGGCGGCCGACCCGCGATCAGGATTTTCAACTGGGTCTGGGATTTACGGCGGGTTTCACGATGCGTGATAATTGGAACTATATCCCGATCCCTGTATTGTTGCCTTTGGCGTCAATAAGTTATAGCAAACTTTCTTTCCAGGCGACGTATATTCCCGGAACGTATAATAACGGTAATGTTTTCTTTGCCTGGTTCAGATGGCAGATTTAATTATTAAGTTAGCGAGCCTCTTTTTTCACAAAACGAGGCTCTATTTATTCAGTAGCGTGCGGTATTGATGAAATATATTGAACCGTGTGTGTTATCTGGATAAGGGTATTTAACGTCACATCTTTTCTTCGCTGAGCTTATTTTTCAATTGATTGTTATTTGCTCTGATGTAAACCACTTTGCCTGAAATCCATTCAGCCATCTCCGCTACAATGGCGATACTTTTTTCTCAGTGGATGCTGTCGTGCCATTACTTATTATCACCACGATCTTGTGGGCATTTTCATTCAGCCTGATTGGCGAATATCTGGCGGGTCAGGTCGATAGCTGGTTTTCTGCGATGTTCCGCCTGACGGCGGCGGCGGTAGTCTTTTTGCCATTCTTACGTTGGCGGGGCTACACGCCGCGCGTTATTTTTTTGTATATGTTAGTGGGTGCTTGCCAACTTGGTATCATGTACCTGTTCGTGTTCCAGGCTTACCTGTACCTGACCGTACCTGAGTTTTTACTCTTCACAGTGATGACGCCGTTGTACGTCACGCTAATTTACGATCTGCTTGCTCGGCAGCGCTTGCGCTGGGGCTATGCGATGAGTGCGCTGCTGGCAGTATTCGGCGCAGCCGTGATCCACTATCACGGTGTGAGTGAGCATTTCTGGTGGGGATTCCTGCTGGTGCAGGTGGCTAACGTGTGTTTTGCCGCAGGCCAAGTTGGCTATAAGCGCCTGATGGAGATTCATCCTGTGCCGCAGCACTGCGCGTTTTCCTGGTTTTATCTGGGAGCGGCAATCGTGACGATAGTCGCGTGGCTGCTCTTCGGCAATATGGCTAAGCTACCCACCACAACCTTGCAGTGGGGTGTACTGGCCTGGCTGGGGATTGGCGCTTCAGGCCTGGGTTATTTTATGTGGAACTATGGCGCAACCCAGGTGGATGCCGGAACGCTCAGCATAATGAATAACTTTCACGTGCCGGCTGGGCTACTGGTCAACTTCGCCATCTGGCACAAAACGCCAGACTGGCTGAGCTTTATCGTGGGGACAGCAATCATTACGTCCTCGCTGTGGGTACACCAGCATTGGGTCGTGAAGCGTCCTTCACGAACGGTAAATGATCACAAGCGTGCTGACGCGCCGAACGAATAAATGCATCAAGCACTGGTTGGCGCTGTTCTCCATCGCGGACGGCGGCGTACAACCGGCTCCAAAGCCCATCACCCAGCGATTTGGTCACAATGAGTCCTTGGCGTTCAAAACTTTCCACCACCCAGTGCGGTAGCGCGGCGATGCCCATACGGGCGGCGACCATCTGAATCAACAGCAGTGTGTTATCCACGCTTTTCAGCGCAGGGCTGACGCCGGCTGGCTGTAAAAAGTGACGCCAGACGTCCAACCGCTGCCGCTGTACCGGATAGATCATCAGAGTTTCTGTGCTGAAATCCTCCGGTTCGATCTTCTCTTTTTTTGCCAGTGGATGCTCGGGAGCAAGCACCAGCCTGACCTCAAAATCAAACAGAGGCGAATAGTGCAGGCCGCTGCGCGGCATGATGTCGGAGGTCATGACCAGATCCAATTCGCCTTGCTGGAGCGCTGGCTGAGGGTCGAATGTCACACCCGATTTAAAATCCATTACGACCTGCGGCCAGTGCTGATGAAACTCGTCTAGCGCAGGCGTCAGCCACTGAATACAGCTATGACACTCGATGGCCAGACGCAGTGTGGTTTGGTGCGGCTCGTGGCAGGCCTGCAATGCCTGCTGGATCTGCGGTAACACCTGCTCTGCCAACTGCAACAGAATTTCTCCCTGAGGCGTAAAACGTAGCGGCTGGCTTTTACGCACGAATAGCCTGAACCCAAGGCGTTGTTCCAGATCGCTGAACTGGTGGGACAACGCCGATTGGGTTTGGTGAAGTGCAGCGGCAGCGGCGGCTAACGATCCGGTATTGCGCAGTGCTTGCAGCGTTCGCAGGTGTTTGAATTCGATCATGAGAGTCCTTCACAGTGACAGTGAATAAATTGCGCTTGTGCTTACTACACTACCTGCGGATTATGGATGTGTAAACATCTGGACGGCTAAATGAGGAATTAACGATGGCGATTGTGAATCACACACTGGGTTTTCCGCGCGTTGGACTACGCCGTGAACTGAAAAAAGCGCAGGAAAGCTACTGGGCAGGTAACGCGACACAGGAAGAGTTGCTGACCGTCGGACGTGAGCTGCGTGCGCGTCATTGGCAACAACAGAAGGATGCTGGCGTTGATCTGCTGCCGGTGGGTGATTTCGCCTGGTACGACCATGTGCTGACCACGAGTCTGCTGCTGGGTAACGTACCTGCGCGTCATCAGAATGAAGACGGCTCGGTCGATCTGGACACGCTGTTCCGTATTGGTCGTGGACGTGCGCCAACCGGTCAGCCTGCCGCTGCGGCAGAAATGACCAAATGGTTTAACACGAACTATCACTACATGGTGCCAGAATTCACTCAGGGGCAGCAGTTTAAGTTGACCTGGACGCAACTGCTGGATGAGGTGGATGAAGCATTGGCGTTGGGCCATAAAGTGAAGCCTGTTCTGCTAGGCCCGGTGACCTACCTGTGGCTGGGCAAAGTGAAAGGCGAACAGTTTGACCGCCTGTCGCTGCTGCAAGACATTCTGCCGGTTTACCAGCAGGTGCTGGCTGAATTGGCGAAGCGCGGCATTGAGTGGGTGCAGATCGATGAGCCTGCACTGGCGCTGGAACTGCCGCAAGAGTGGCTGGCCGCGTTTAAACCGGCTTACGATGCGCTGCAAGGTCAGGTGAAATTGCTGCTGACGACCTATTTCGATAGCGTTAGCCAGAATCTGGAAACGATCAAAGCGCTGCCGGTTCAGGGGCTGCATATCGATCTGGTTCACGGTAAGGACGATGCGGCTACGCTGAGCGCCCAACTGCCTGCTAATTGGGTGCTGTCTCTGGGGGTGATTAACGGCCGTAACGTATGGCGTGCTGACCTGAGTAGCTGGTTTGAGCGCCTGCAACCGCTGGTGGGGACGCGTGATCTGTGGCTGGGCAGTTCATGCTCTTTGCTGCATAGCCCTATCGACCTGAGTGTTGAAGTGCGTCTGGATGATGAAGTGAAGAGCTGGTTTGCCTTTGCGATTCAGAAATGTGCGGAATTGTCACTGCTGTCTCAGGCGCTGAACAGCGGGAACGGTCAGGCACTGGAAGCCTACAGCGCGCCGATTCGCGCTCGCCGCACTTCTACCCGTGTGAATAACGCCGCTGTTGCGCAGCGTCTGGCGGCCATCACCGCACAGGACAGCCAGCGTCAGAATGTGTATTCCGTGCGTGCCGATGCTCAGCGCGAGCGCTTTAATCTGCCAGCATGGCCGACTACTACGATTGGTTCTTTCCCACAAACCACCGAAATTCGCGGCCTGCGTCTGGATTTCAAACAGGGTCGTTTGGACGGGAATAACTACCGCACTGGTATTGCCGAGCACATCAAGCAAGCTGTGGTTGAGCAAGAGCGTCTGGGTCTAGACGTACTGGTGCACGGTGAAGCCGAGCGTAACGACATGGTCGAGTATTTCGGTGAGCATCTGGATGGCTTTGTCTTTACCCAGAACGGCTGGGTGCAGAGCTACGGTTCTCGCTGCGTGAAGCCGCCGGTCATCATTGGTGATGTGAGTCGTCCAGAAGCAATCACCGTTGAATGGGCGAAATACGCACAGTCTCTGACTGACAAGCCGATGAAAGGCATGCTGACAGGTCCGGTGACGATCCTGTGCTGGTCTTTCCCGCGTGAAGACGTCACACGTGAAACCATCGCTAAGCAGATTGCGCTGGCGCTGCGTGATGAAGTCGCCGATTTGGAAGCCGCAGGCATTGGCATCATCCAGATTGACGAACCGGCGCTGCGTGAAGGTCTGCCGCTGCACCGCTCGGATTGGGATGCTTATCTGACCTGGGCTGTGGATGCCTTCCGTCTGAATGCTGCGGTGGCGAAAGACGATACGCAGATCCATACCCACATGTGTTATTGCGAGTTCAACGACATCATGGATTCCATTGCCGCGCTGGATGCGGACGTGATTACCATTGAAACCTCTCGCTCCGATATGGAGTTGTTGGAATCGTTTGAAGAGTTCGAATACCCGAATGAAATCGGTCCAGGCGTCTACGATATTCACTCTCCAAACGTACCGAGCGTGGAATGGATGGAAGCTCTGCTGAAGAAAGCGGCACAGCGTATTCCTGCTGAACGCCTGTGGGTGAACCCGGATTGTGGTCTGAAAACCCGTGGCTGGCCGGAAACACGTCAGGCTCTGGCAAATATGGTTCAGGCAGCACAGCGTCTGCGTGAAGCTCAATAAGCGTTAATTATCGATGATATCAGGGAGTCTATTGGCTCCCTGATTTTTCATGTATAAGTGGTAAATAAAATACATGTTTTGTTTTTTAATTCTACGTAAAATTGCTATTTCCTTCTTCGGTTTTTTCCCTTCTTCATATTAAATATAGTGTTTTTACTTTAATAAAATTGCCACGCGATCGCGCTTTATTTTTTGTTTTTGATGGGATTTTATTCGTGATAAATGAATATTTTTTCGCTGAATTAACCTGTCTTGTTTTGAATATTTAAATGACCTAATCATAAAGCTAAGAAATCTTGTGCCGATAAGGTAAACGGCATAGATGCAGGTCAGGATGCACGAACAAGGAGGGGTTGTTTATATTTTTGATAGATTGGTTATGTTGAAAATATACCGCCAATTATACTTTATAGGTAGCAACTATATACCTATAAAGAGAGTTTATTTTTCCGAAAAGCCATTATTTTCCATCCTGCAACATTATTAGGCAATAACTCTGCGTCATCGACATTATTATACTTTACCTAAAAGGAGTGAGATGTGAATTTAGCGAATTGGCGTATCGGCTATCGATTGGGAGGCGGGTTTGCCGTCCTGATTCTGATGTTATTTGCTGTGAGTCTATTTTCTCTGTCTAAACTATCCGGTTTTCAGGATGGTGCCAGAGACATCGTCAAAGAGGTTTATCCACAAACGGTAGATGCTAATGAGCTCATCGATAACGTGAATGGGCATTTTGTCG contains these protein-coding regions:
- a CDS encoding carboxylate/amino acid/amine transporter — its product is MPLLIITTILWAFSFSLIGEYLAGQVDSWFSAMFRLTAAAVVFLPFLRWRGYTPRVIFLYMLVGACQLGIMYLFVFQAYLYLTVPEFLLFTVMTPLYVTLIYDLLARQRLRWGYAMSALLAVFGAAVIHYHGVSEHFWWGFLLVQVANVCFAAGQVGYKRLMEIHPVPQHCAFSWFYLGAAIVTIVAWLLFGNMAKLPTTTLQWGVLAWLGIGASGLGYFMWNYGATQVDAGTLSIMNNFHVPAGLLVNFAIWHKTPDWLSFIVGTAIITSSLWVHQHWVVKRPSRTVNDHKRADAPNE
- the pagP gene encoding lipid IV(A) palmitoyltransferase PagP, translated to MHLKRTLITLSLITLPIIPFSSYAVESINNTGSMENPASVAVDSTSNKQDESWWQRSKNNLSTTWNAPQSHDIYVPAITWHNRWTYDKEKTDRYNERPWGAGYGVSRLDQDGDWHGLYLMAFKDSYNKWEPIGGYGYEKRWRPTRDQDFQLGLGFTAGFTMRDNWNYIPIPVLLPLASISYSKLSFQATYIPGTYNNGNVFFAWFRWQI
- the metR gene encoding HTH-type transcriptional regulator MetR gives rise to the protein MIEFKHLRTLQALRNTGSLAAAAAALHQTQSALSHQFSDLEQRLGFRLFVRKSQPLRFTPQGEILLQLAEQVLPQIQQALQACHEPHQTTLRLAIECHSCIQWLTPALDEFHQHWPQVVMDFKSGVTFDPQPALQQGELDLVMTSDIMPRSGLHYSPLFDFEVRLVLAPEHPLAKKEKIEPEDFSTETLMIYPVQRQRLDVWRHFLQPAGVSPALKSVDNTLLLIQMVAARMGIAALPHWVVESFERQGLIVTKSLGDGLWSRLYAAVRDGEQRQPVLDAFIRSARQHACDHLPFVKDASRPNAGVPTART
- the metE gene encoding 5-methyltetrahydropteroyltriglutamate--homocysteine S-methyltransferase; translated protein: MAIVNHTLGFPRVGLRRELKKAQESYWAGNATQEELLTVGRELRARHWQQQKDAGVDLLPVGDFAWYDHVLTTSLLLGNVPARHQNEDGSVDLDTLFRIGRGRAPTGQPAAAAEMTKWFNTNYHYMVPEFTQGQQFKLTWTQLLDEVDEALALGHKVKPVLLGPVTYLWLGKVKGEQFDRLSLLQDILPVYQQVLAELAKRGIEWVQIDEPALALELPQEWLAAFKPAYDALQGQVKLLLTTYFDSVSQNLETIKALPVQGLHIDLVHGKDDAATLSAQLPANWVLSLGVINGRNVWRADLSSWFERLQPLVGTRDLWLGSSCSLLHSPIDLSVEVRLDDEVKSWFAFAIQKCAELSLLSQALNSGNGQALEAYSAPIRARRTSTRVNNAAVAQRLAAITAQDSQRQNVYSVRADAQRERFNLPAWPTTTIGSFPQTTEIRGLRLDFKQGRLDGNNYRTGIAEHIKQAVVEQERLGLDVLVHGEAERNDMVEYFGEHLDGFVFTQNGWVQSYGSRCVKPPVIIGDVSRPEAITVEWAKYAQSLTDKPMKGMLTGPVTILCWSFPREDVTRETIAKQIALALRDEVADLEAAGIGIIQIDEPALREGLPLHRSDWDAYLTWAVDAFRLNAAVAKDDTQIHTHMCYCEFNDIMDSIAALDADVITIETSRSDMELLESFEEFEYPNEIGPGVYDIHSPNVPSVEWMEALLKKAAQRIPAERLWVNPDCGLKTRGWPETRQALANMVQAAQRLREAQ
- the gpsA gene encoding NAD(P)H-dependent glycerol-3-phosphate dehydrogenase encodes the protein MNASDASMTVIGAGSYGTALAITLARNGHRVVLWGHNSTHIQALQAARCNQAFLPDVPFPDSLQLETNLAQALAASRNVLVVVPSHVFGDVLRQLKPHLRADARIVWATKGLEAETGRLLQDVAREALGETIPLAVVSGPTFAKELAAGMPTAIALASTDSEFADDLQRLLHCGKSFRVYSNPDFIGVQLGGAVKNVIAIGAGMSDGIGFGANARTALITRGLAEMTRLGAALGADPTTFMGMAGLGDLVLTCTDNQSRNRRFGMMLGQGMDVQSAQDSIGQVVEGYRNTKEVLALAQRYGVEMPITEQLWQVLYCGKDAREAALSLLGRTRKDETAKL
- the cysE gene encoding serine O-acetyltransferase encodes the protein MSTEELKLVWANIKTEARNLADCEPMLASFFHATLLKHENLGSALSYMLANKLANSIMPAIAIREVVEEAYHAEPQMIVSAARDIQAVCLRDPAVDKYSTPLLYLKGFHALQAYRIGHWLWSQDRKALAVYFQNQISVSFGVDIHPAARIGCGIMLDHATGIVIGETAVVENDVSILQSVTLGGTGKTSGDRHPKIREGVMIGAGAKILGNIEVGCGAKIGAGSVVLQSVPPHTTAAGVPARIVGRPESDKPAMDMDQYFNGINRGFEYGDGI